One Tenrec ecaudatus isolate mTenEca1 chromosome 12, mTenEca1.hap1, whole genome shotgun sequence DNA segment encodes these proteins:
- the LOC142422958 gene encoding ferritin light chain-like: protein MRSVRIIPPTRRPASTVWSTCTYLSLGFFFDCDDVALEGVGHFFRELEKTRKGAEHLLKLQNQGGGHAHFQYVQKPSQDECGQTLDTMEAALALDKNSTGLFWTCNHFLDKEVKLHKKMASTQAGLGEDLLERLTLKDD, encoded by the exons ATGAG ATCCGTCAGAATTATTCCGCCGACGCGGAGGCCGGCCTCAACCGTCTGGTCAACCTGCACGTacctctctctgggcttcttttTCGACTGCGACGATGTGGCCTTGGAAGGCGTGGGGCACTTCTTCCGTGAGCTGGAGAAGACGCGCAAGGGGGCCGAACATCTCTTGAAGCTGCAGAACCAGGGCGGCGGCCACGCCCACTTCCAATATGTGCAGAAACCGTCTCAAGATGAGTGTGGTCAAACCCTGGACACCATggaagctgctctagccctggaCAAAAACTCAACCGGGCTCTTCTGGACCTGC aaccacttcctggacaaggaggtgAAACTCCACAAGAAGATGGCCAGCACCCAGGCCGGGCTGGGCGAGGATCTCTTGGAGAGGCTCACTCTCAAAGACGACTAG
- the LOC142422959 gene encoding 2-acylglycerol O-acyltransferase 3-like has protein sequence MKTRGRRWLESASALHYVTTFLFMGAFSTILLFLLLFTSLWSISLLYFAWLYLDSDTPNQGGRCSTWKRNWTIWKYLRDYFPIKLVKTTELPPDRNYVMGAHPHGIMCIGFFCNFCTESNAFSQLFPGLRSLLTTLAGIFYLPIYREYLMTSGLISVDRQNLDQILSQNPCGQLVVIIVGGAQEALYSSPGQHCLSLLNRKGFVRLALRHGASLVPIYSFGENDIFNVKSFPADSWQYRCQMTFKKLVGFSPCIFFGQSIFSGTSWGLMPFRRPITTVVGRPIDVPQVLHPTEEDVDHYHTLYLKALERVFEEHKESCGVPADAHLTFL, from the exons ATGAAAACCCGAGGAAGGCGGTGGCTGGAATCAGCGTCAGCCTTGCACTATGTGACCACATTTCTTTTCATGG GCGCCTTCTCCACCAtcctgctcttcctcctcctcttcacctcGCTGTGGTCAATCTCTCTTCTCTACTTTGCCTGGCTCTACCTGGACTCGGACACCCCCAACCAAG GTGGAAGATGCTCCACGTGGAAGAGGAACTGGACAATTTGGAAGTACCTGAGGGATTATTTTCCTATCAAG CTGGTGAAAACAACCGAGTTGCCCCCTGACCGCAATTATGTGATGGGCGCCCACCCCCACGGGATCATGTGCATCGGGTTTTTCTGCAATTTCTGCACAGAGAGCAATGCCTTCTCCCAGCTGTTCCCTGGGCTCCGGTCCCTGCTTACCACATTGGCAGGCATCTTCTACCTCCCCATCTACCGTGAATATCTTATGACTTCTG GATTGATTTCTGTGGATCGTCAGAACCTGGACCAAATCCTATCACAGAACCCGTGCGGCCAGCTTGTGGTCATCATCGTCGGGGGTGCGCAGGAGGCCCTGTACTCAAGCCCTGGCCAGCACTGCCTTAGTCTCCTGAATCGCAAAGGCTTCGTGCGCCTTGCGCTTCGGCACGG gGCCTCCCTGGTACCCATCTACTCTTTCGGAGAGAATGATATCTTCAATGTCAAAAGTTTTCCTGCCGACTCCTGGCAGTACCGCTGCCAGATGACCTTCAAGAAACTGGTGGGCTTTTCTCCTTGTATCTTCTTTGGCCAGAGCATCTTCTCGGGTACCTCCTGGGGCCTCATGCCATTCCGCAGGCCCATCACCACGGTGG TCGGCCGCCCCATCGACGTGCCCCAGGTCCTCCACCCCACGGAGGAAGACGTCGACCACTACCACACACTCTACTTGAAGGCCCTGGAGCGTGTGTTTGAGGAGCACAAGGAGAGCTGTGGTGTCCCTGCTGATGCTCACCTCACCTTCCTCTAA